The following are encoded together in the Actinomycetota bacterium genome:
- a CDS encoding SCP2 sterol-binding domain-containing protein has translation MTIAYGTEEWEKAYQEEVTKRMESEPKPYIYFTPEWVALYEKAIQEDATYKELAKNWEGSVVLHVEKAPQYGLDIDLYIFLDLWHGECRKARIVPPEVGEAGDFVITGSADRWMEVGRGQLDPVKGMMQGKLRLKGDLPTIVRYVKAAVRLTEISQMVGGKYPDELTPEEVEGLRATVKDLAGRFLGVTV, from the coding sequence ATGACCATCGCCTACGGCACCGAGGAGTGGGAAAAGGCCTACCAGGAAGAAGTAACTAAGCGCATGGAGTCCGAGCCCAAGCCCTACATCTATTTCACGCCCGAATGGGTGGCCCTGTACGAAAAGGCCATCCAGGAGGACGCCACCTACAAGGAGCTGGCCAAGAACTGGGAGGGCAGCGTGGTCCTGCACGTGGAGAAGGCCCCCCAGTACGGACTGGACATCGATCTCTACATCTTCCTGGACCTCTGGCACGGCGAGTGCCGCAAGGCGCGCATCGTCCCTCCCGAGGTCGGGGAGGCTGGGGACTTCGTGATCACCGGCTCGGCGGACCGCTGGATGGAAGTCGGCCGTGGGCAGCTGGATCCGGTGAAGGGGATGATGCAGGGCAAGCTGCGCCTCAAGGGGGACCTGCCCACCATCGTGCGCTACGTGAAGGCGGCCGTTCGCCTCACGGAGATCAGCCAGATGGTGGGCGGCAAGTACCCCGACGAACTCACCCCCGAGGAGGTCGAGGGCCTGCGCGCCACGGTGAAGGACCTGGCGGGCCGTTTCCTGGGCGTCACCGTCTGA